The following proteins are encoded in a genomic region of Periophthalmus magnuspinnatus isolate fPerMag1 chromosome 10, fPerMag1.2.pri, whole genome shotgun sequence:
- the LOC117377732 gene encoding reticulon-4 receptor-like 2 yields METRWTKRRTWTNFKGGLTLWLILWLVVVKPGRVAACPRLCVCYPSPMTVSCQSQNLSVVPSDVPYDSQRVFLQNNRITELRADSFGFETQVLWLYGNNITWIEAGAFSNLRVLEELDLGDNPSLRHLEGGAFRGLEKLQSLHMHRCKLATLPHDLFHKLYSLQFLYLQDNQLHFLQDDLFSDLVNLTHLFLHGNRIRALSENVFRGLVNLDRLLLHDNRIRQVHRKSFRDLGRLTILYLFNNSLAELPGQTMRDVQDIQFLRLNGNPWSCGCEAQPLWEWFRKSRISSSEVVCTSPSQRRGQDLRFLRELDFALCPVPDPGSMAGTTTTTFSTKTRWWFSKNKPASSSKSLYQKNSETVKTFPFTAPKAQSPAKTAIESVPAKYEMSEDEAALPKLDPEEYWANYGNEDASIRCFELECPPGFDESAFYSSSTLTRVPSFLHLLTLSVVAISLHLVFG; encoded by the exons ATGGAGACACGCTGGACCAAAAGACGCACATGGACCAACTTTAAAG GTGGACTGACGCTATGGCTGATACTGtggctggtggtggtgaagcCGGGCAGGGTTGCAGCGTGCCCCAGGCTCTGTGTCTGTTACCCCTCGCCCATGACGGTCAGCTGCCAATCCCAGAATCTCAGTGTAGTCCCATCAGATGTCCCCTATGACTCTCAACGTGTTTTCCTGCAAAACAACCGCATCACTGAACTTCGTGCTGACTCCTTTGGCTTTGAAACACAG GTGCTTTGGTTGTACGGCAACAACATTACGTGGATTGAGGCTGGGGCTTTCAGTAACCTGCGGGTTCTGGAGGAGCTGGACCTGGGAGATAACCCCTCTCTGCGGCATTTGGAGGGGGGTGCCTTCAGAGGGCTGGAGAAGTTGCAGAGCCTGCACATGCATCGCTGCAAGCTGGCCACTCTCCCCCATGACCTCTTCCACAAGTTGTATAGTCTCCAGTTCCTTTATCTACAG GACAATCAGCTCCACTTCCTTCAGGATGATCTGTTCTCAGACCTGGTTAACCTCACTCATCTCTTTCTTCATGGGAACCGCATTCGTGCTTTGTCTGAAAATGTCTTCAGAGGTTTGGTGAATCTTGATCGCCTCCTTCTCCATGACAACCGTATCCGTCAGGTGCACCGCAAGTCCTTCAGGGACCTGGGCCGCCTGACCATCTTGTACCTGTTCAATAACTCCCTGGCTGAGCTGCCAGGACAGACCATGAGGGATGTTCAGGACATCCAGTTCCTCCGTCTCAACGGTAACCCCTGGTCATGTGGCTGTGAGGCCCAGCCTTTGTGGGAGTGGTTTCGGAAATCCCGAATCTCATCCTCTGAGGTTGTGTGCACCTCACCCTCCCAGCGCCGTGGCCAGGACCTCAGGTTCCTCCGCGAGCTGGACTTTGCCCTTTGTCCTGTACCTGATCCAGGCTCTATGGCAGGGACCACCACTACCACATTCAGCACCAAGACACGCTGGTGGTTCTCCAAAAACAAGCCTGCATCTTCTTCAAAATCACTGTATCAGAAAAACTCTGAAACAGTGAAAACATTCCCCTTTACTGCACCTAAAGCCCAGTCCCCTGCCAAAACCGCCATTGAGTCTGTCCCAGCTAAGTATGAGATGTCAGAGGACGAGGCGGCGCTGCCTAAGCTCGACCCAGAGGAATACTGGGCGAATTATGGCAATGAAGATGCCTCTATCCGCTGTTTTGAACTTGAGTGTCCTCCGGGTTTTGATGAGTCTGCCTTCTATTCATCCTCCACTCTAACCCGGGTCCCGTCCTTCCTCCACCTACTTACTTTGTCTGTAGTGGCCATTTCACTGCATTTAGTGTTTGGCTGa
- the selenoh gene encoding selenoprotein H, with translation MRSTAIYRRSQRQSFVTKMAPKTGRRGVKRKAAEVQAEEASVGEEGESALQPEGERVVIEHCKSURVYGRNAQEVKSALLDARPDLTVVLNPQKPRRNSFEITWMDGDKEKILWTGIKKGPPRKLKFPEPSVVVAALEEALKSE, from the exons ATGCGCAGTACTGCAATCTACAGAAGAAGTCAGCGCCAAAGTTTTGTAACGAAAATGGCTCCAAAAACAG GTCGTCGAGGAGTGAAACGTAAAGCTGCAGAAGTCCAGGCAGAGGAGGCATCTGTGGGCGAAGAAGGAGAGAGTGCCCTGCAgccagagggagaaagagtggtGATAGAGCACTG CAAAAGCTGACGAGTGTATGGGCGAAATGCACAGGAGGTGAAGTCTGCACTTCTCGACGCACGCCCTGATCTCACTGTGGTCCTCAACCCACAAAAACCTCGCAGGAATAGCTTTGAGATTACTTGGATGGATGGAGACAAAG AAAAAATCTTATGGACCGGAATAAAGAAGGGACCACCTCGAAAGCTGAAATTTCCTGAACCAAGTGTTGTGGTTGCTGCTTTAGAGGAGGCCCTGAAGTCTGAGTAA